Proteins encoded in a region of the Mycolicibacterium neoaurum genome:
- a CDS encoding DUF2537 domain-containing protein has product MTESTPWGTGLTVAAFVAGVVGTAIVVLGLGLLRIHPLLAVGLNVVAVGGLAPTVWGWRRIPVRRWFVLGSAVGVSVGWVVLLAIALSQ; this is encoded by the coding sequence ATGACCGAGTCGACACCCTGGGGTACCGGGCTGACCGTGGCGGCGTTCGTGGCCGGTGTGGTCGGCACCGCCATCGTGGTGCTCGGTCTCGGCCTGCTGCGCATCCACCCGTTGCTCGCGGTCGGGCTCAACGTCGTGGCCGTCGGCGGGCTGGCCCCGACCGTCTGGGGTTGGCGCCGGATTCCGGTGCGGCGCTGGTTCGTTCTCGGTTCGGCGGTTGGGGTGTCCGTGGGATGGGTTGTCCTGTTGGCGATTGCCCTGTCCCAATAG
- a CDS encoding RNA methyltransferase: MPELADVIDIADPADPRLDDFRDLNSVDRRPDLPSGKGLVIAEGVLVVQRMIASRFHPRAMLGTDRRLGELAADLEGVDVPFYRAGAEVMAEVIGFHLNRGVLAAAPRPVELTVEQVLDGARTVAVLEGVNDHENLGSIFRNAAGLGVDAVLFGTGCADPLYRRAVRVSMGHALLVPYAWAPAWPAELDTLRDNGFRVLAMTPNPAAPTLASAMAGLGETKIAMMVGAEGPGLKEHTMRAADIRVRIPMSRGTDSLNVATAAALAFYERARLQ; encoded by the coding sequence GTGCCTGAGCTGGCCGACGTCATCGATATCGCGGACCCGGCCGACCCTCGCCTCGACGATTTCCGCGATCTGAACAGTGTGGACCGCCGCCCGGACCTGCCCAGCGGCAAGGGTCTGGTGATCGCCGAGGGTGTGCTGGTGGTGCAGCGGATGATCGCCTCACGGTTCCACCCGAGAGCGATGTTGGGCACCGACCGGCGCCTCGGTGAACTGGCGGCCGATCTGGAGGGCGTGGACGTGCCGTTCTACCGCGCCGGCGCCGAGGTGATGGCCGAGGTGATCGGCTTTCATCTCAACCGCGGTGTGCTGGCCGCCGCCCCCCGACCTGTCGAGCTGACCGTCGAGCAGGTGCTCGACGGTGCCCGCACCGTGGCGGTCCTGGAGGGTGTCAACGACCACGAGAATCTGGGGTCGATCTTCCGCAATGCTGCCGGCCTCGGGGTGGACGCGGTGCTCTTCGGCACCGGGTGCGCCGACCCGCTGTACCGGCGCGCGGTGCGGGTCTCGATGGGACACGCCCTACTGGTGCCCTATGCGTGGGCGCCGGCCTGGCCCGCTGAGCTCGATACGCTGCGCGACAACGGATTCCGGGTGCTGGCAATGACGCCGAATCCGGCCGCGCCGACGCTCGCCTCGGCGATGGCTGGGCTCGGGGAGACGAAGATCGCGATGATGGTCGGTGCCGAGGGTCCGGGGCTGAAGGAACACACGATGCGGGCCGCCGACATCAGGGTGCGCATCCCGATGTCGCGTGGCACCGACTCGCTCAATGTGGCCACCGCTGCGGCGCTGGCGTTTTACGAGCGGGCTAGATTGCAGTGA
- a CDS encoding MarR family transcriptional regulator yields MTDDVDARLPSDLSLAVIRLARQLRFRRPDSPVSLSQLSALATLAKEGPITPGALAARERVRPPSMTRVIASLVDLGFVDRIAHPDDRRQVLVSVSRAGMELIDAERRASREWLQQRLDELTADERATLLAAADLMLAIVDEGA; encoded by the coding sequence GTGACAGACGACGTCGACGCCCGGCTGCCGAGCGATCTGTCGCTGGCCGTGATCCGGTTGGCGCGCCAACTCCGGTTCCGTCGACCGGATTCCCCGGTGTCGTTGTCCCAGCTCTCCGCGCTGGCCACGTTGGCCAAGGAGGGTCCGATCACCCCGGGTGCGTTGGCCGCCCGGGAGCGGGTTCGGCCGCCGTCCATGACGAGGGTGATCGCGTCGCTTGTCGACCTCGGATTCGTGGACCGCATCGCACACCCGGATGACCGGCGCCAGGTGCTGGTGTCGGTGTCGCGGGCCGGCATGGAGCTGATCGACGCCGAACGCCGGGCCAGCCGGGAATGGCTGCAGCAGCGGCTCGACGAGCTGACCGCCGACGAGCGCGCCACCTTGTTGGCCGCCGCCGATCTGATGCTCGCCATCGTCGACGAGGGTGCCTGA
- a CDS encoding DUF2530 domain-containing protein → MPDNSPAAAPQPPALPARLLDPVPVIVVIATAWLIAVLLAFTVPALHEWRPITVAGLGVGVLGTSIFLLQRRSARRGDRGAQQGLT, encoded by the coding sequence ATGCCCGACAACAGCCCCGCCGCCGCACCGCAACCGCCCGCATTGCCGGCGCGGTTGCTCGACCCGGTCCCGGTGATCGTGGTGATCGCGACCGCCTGGCTGATCGCGGTGTTGCTCGCCTTCACCGTCCCTGCCCTGCACGAGTGGCGGCCGATCACGGTGGCCGGCCTCGGCGTCGGTGTCCTCGGCACGTCGATCTTCCTGTTGCAACGGCGCTCGGCCCGACGTGGCGACCGCGGTGCGCAACAGGGCCTCACCTGA
- a CDS encoding SRPBCC family protein: protein MGAPLLQAQIDIDAPPAKVWALISDLSRMPEWSPQTRKMKLLGSMRVGAKTVNVNRRGLQAWPTTSTIIAIEPERKLAFRVDLNGTEWSYELEPTEGGTRVVESRRAPNGVKKVSTVLVNAMMGGVPSFEEELVDGMNQTLARIKAAAERG from the coding sequence ATGGGAGCCCCGCTGCTACAAGCCCAGATCGATATCGACGCCCCGCCGGCGAAGGTGTGGGCGCTGATCTCGGACCTGAGCCGGATGCCCGAATGGAGTCCGCAGACCCGCAAGATGAAGTTGCTCGGCAGCATGCGGGTCGGTGCCAAGACGGTGAACGTCAACCGGCGAGGTCTGCAGGCGTGGCCGACGACGAGCACCATCATCGCCATCGAGCCCGAGCGCAAGCTGGCGTTCCGGGTGGACCTGAACGGGACCGAGTGGAGCTACGAGCTGGAGCCCACCGAGGGCGGCACCCGGGTCGTCGAGAGCCGCCGCGCACCCAATGGCGTCAAGAAGGTGTCGACGGTACTGGTCAACGCCATGATGGGCGGTGTGCCCAGCTTCGAAGAGGAGTTGGTCGACGGCATGAATCAGACGCTCGCGCGCATCAAGGCCGCCGCAGAGCGCGGCTGA
- a CDS encoding DUF3027 domain-containing protein, which translates to MTEAEKSAPDTEVAPERAPALEALLMGAVGPAREAIEEVSGPDSIGEYLGAVFDDQTAATHRFLAVQPGYQGWQWAVVVAAYPGAEHVTISEVVLVPGPTALLAPQWVPWEERVQPGDLSPGDLLATPPDDPRLVPGYLSSGDPELDELAGEIGLGRRRVLSLEGRLDAAERWHEGEFGPASAMARATKRVCRECGFYVQLSGSLGTLFGVCCNEMSADGRVVESTYGCGAHSDTPVPAGSGSPMYVPFDDGVLDLT; encoded by the coding sequence ATGACCGAAGCCGAGAAATCCGCCCCGGACACCGAGGTGGCGCCCGAGCGCGCGCCCGCCCTGGAAGCATTGCTGATGGGCGCCGTCGGGCCTGCGCGCGAGGCGATCGAAGAGGTCAGCGGCCCGGACTCGATCGGCGAGTACCTCGGCGCGGTGTTCGACGATCAGACGGCGGCCACCCATCGCTTCCTGGCCGTGCAACCGGGCTACCAGGGTTGGCAATGGGCCGTGGTGGTCGCCGCCTACCCCGGAGCCGAGCACGTCACCATCAGCGAGGTCGTGTTGGTGCCGGGTCCGACTGCCCTGCTCGCACCGCAATGGGTGCCCTGGGAGGAGCGCGTCCAGCCCGGCGATCTGAGCCCTGGCGATCTGTTGGCCACCCCGCCCGATGATCCCCGGTTGGTGCCCGGCTACCTGTCCAGCGGTGACCCCGAACTCGACGAGCTGGCCGGTGAGATCGGCCTCGGCCGACGTCGTGTGCTGAGCCTGGAGGGGCGTCTGGACGCGGCAGAGCGTTGGCATGAAGGCGAATTCGGCCCCGCGTCGGCGATGGCGCGAGCCACCAAGCGGGTGTGCCGGGAATGTGGTTTCTACGTGCAGTTGTCCGGGTCGTTGGGCACCCTGTTCGGGGTCTGCTGCAACGAGATGTCCGCCGACGGCCGTGTGGTCGAGAGCACGTACGGCTGCGGCGCGCATTCGGATACCCCGGTGCCCGCCGGGTCCGGCTCGCCGATGTACGTGCCGTTCGACGACGGCGTGCTCGACCTGACCTGA
- a CDS encoding MFS transporter: protein MANYPSDADMPRQRRQQTPSANRWLPPLDDQTTSHRRADPPPRGSTVGGERITVTRAAAQRSREMGSRMYGLVHRAATADGADKSGLTALTWPVVANFAVDAAMAVALANTLFFAAASGESKSKVALYLLITIAPFAVIAPLIGPALDRLQHGRRVALACSFAARTVLVIVLIANYDGATGSFPSWVLYPCALGMMVLSKSFSVLRSAVTPRVLPPTIDLVRVNSRLTTFGLIFGTMIGGGIAAGSEYLFNMFELPGALYVLVAVTVGGAVLAMRIPKWVEVTTGEVPATLSYHGGTDQLRRRPDRSAARQPLGRNIITSLWGNCTIKVMVGFLFLYPAFVAKAHGAGGWEQLRILGLIGAAAAIGNFAGNFTAARLKLGRPALLVVRAAIVVTAAALAAAVTGNLLVAAAATLITSGSSAIAKASLDASLQDDLPEESRASAFGRSESVLQLAWVLGGATGVLIYTELWAGFTTITAILILGLAQTLVSYNGASLIPGLGGNRPVLAETEGGILNSPDPTVRSHR from the coding sequence ATGGCCAACTATCCCAGCGACGCCGACATGCCCCGGCAACGCAGGCAGCAGACACCAAGCGCCAACCGGTGGCTGCCGCCATTGGACGACCAGACCACCTCGCACCGACGCGCCGATCCGCCACCGCGCGGCAGCACCGTCGGCGGCGAGCGCATCACCGTCACCCGCGCCGCCGCCCAGCGCAGCCGCGAGATGGGATCGCGGATGTACGGCCTGGTGCACCGCGCCGCCACCGCCGATGGCGCCGACAAATCCGGGCTGACGGCGCTGACGTGGCCGGTGGTGGCCAATTTCGCGGTGGACGCGGCGATGGCGGTGGCGCTGGCCAACACCCTGTTCTTCGCGGCGGCCTCCGGGGAGAGCAAGAGCAAGGTCGCGCTGTATCTGCTGATCACCATCGCGCCGTTCGCGGTGATCGCACCGCTGATCGGCCCGGCTCTCGACCGTCTGCAGCACGGCCGCCGCGTCGCGCTGGCGTGCTCGTTCGCCGCCCGCACCGTGCTGGTCATCGTGCTCATCGCGAATTACGACGGCGCGACGGGCAGCTTCCCGTCCTGGGTGCTGTACCCGTGTGCGCTCGGAATGATGGTGCTGTCCAAGTCTTTCAGCGTGTTGCGCAGCGCGGTGACCCCACGCGTGCTGCCACCGACGATCGACCTGGTGCGGGTGAACTCCAGGCTGACGACATTCGGGCTCATCTTCGGCACGATGATCGGCGGCGGTATCGCCGCGGGCTCGGAGTATCTGTTCAACATGTTCGAGCTCCCCGGCGCGCTGTATGTGCTCGTCGCAGTGACGGTCGGCGGCGCCGTCCTGGCCATGCGCATACCGAAGTGGGTAGAGGTCACCACGGGTGAGGTGCCCGCCACACTGAGCTATCACGGCGGTACCGATCAGCTGCGCAGGCGCCCGGATCGCAGCGCCGCCCGGCAACCGCTGGGGCGCAACATCATCACCAGCCTGTGGGGAAACTGCACCATCAAGGTGATGGTCGGGTTCCTGTTCCTGTACCCGGCCTTCGTGGCCAAGGCCCACGGCGCCGGTGGTTGGGAGCAGCTGCGCATCCTCGGTCTCATCGGCGCCGCCGCGGCGATCGGGAACTTCGCTGGGAACTTCACCGCCGCACGGCTCAAGCTCGGCAGGCCCGCCCTGCTGGTGGTGCGGGCGGCCATCGTCGTGACGGCCGCGGCACTGGCGGCCGCGGTCACCGGCAACCTGCTGGTCGCCGCGGCGGCGACGCTGATCACCTCCGGGTCCAGCGCCATCGCCAAGGCATCGCTGGACGCATCGTTGCAGGACGACCTGCCCGAGGAATCACGGGCCTCGGCCTTCGGCCGCTCCGAGTCGGTGCTGCAGCTGGCCTGGGTGCTCGGCGGGGCGACCGGCGTGCTCATCTACACCGAACTGTGGGCCGGATTCACGACCATCACCGCCATCCTGATTCTGGGCTTGGCCCAGACATTGGTCAGTTACAACGGCGCATCACTCATCCCGGGATTGGGCGGTAACCGTCCCGTCCTGGCCGAAACCGAAGGCGGCATCCTGAACTCCCCCGATCCCACCGTCCGGAGCCACCGATGA
- a CDS encoding DUF2771 domain-containing protein: protein MKRGLAALAIVALLATAGTVALVMQLRKQPHSPFPRISAYSHGETVRIGPYFYCSVDNLDDCENPETTGELTLTSRSALQLSVEPAIARAPWWLARTYEGADAAIVQEFRPNTRTAVTIPPIDARYGKLTGVVVQLPTLVRDEFGNEFPLPHAEWSVRTVWEPSAQYPESVSDYPGH from the coding sequence ATGAAGCGCGGCCTGGCAGCGCTCGCCATCGTCGCCCTGCTGGCCACCGCAGGCACCGTCGCGTTGGTGATGCAGCTGCGCAAACAGCCGCACAGCCCGTTCCCGCGCATCAGCGCCTACTCCCACGGAGAGACCGTCCGCATCGGACCGTACTTCTACTGCAGTGTCGACAATCTCGACGATTGCGAGAACCCGGAGACCACAGGCGAACTCACGCTCACCTCGCGTAGCGCACTGCAGCTGTCCGTCGAGCCGGCGATCGCGAGAGCACCGTGGTGGCTGGCGCGCACGTACGAGGGCGCCGATGCCGCGATCGTGCAGGAGTTCCGCCCGAATACCAGGACGGCGGTGACGATCCCGCCGATCGACGCGCGGTACGGCAAGCTGACCGGCGTGGTGGTGCAACTGCCAACCCTGGTACGGGACGAGTTCGGCAACGAGTTCCCGCTACCACACGCCGAATGGTCGGTGCGCACGGTGTGGGAGCCCTCGGCGCAGTATCCGGAATCGGTGTCGGACTATCCAGGTCACTGA
- a CDS encoding glutathione S-transferase family protein — MSYVNPEGEFSRDTKYIDTRITADGADGYSVEPGRYRLVVARACPWANRAIIVRRLLGLEDVLSIGFCAPTHDERSWTFDLDPGGVDPVLGIHYLRDAYNKRVPDYPKGVTVPAIVDVTTGAVVTNDFPQITLDFSTEWTQYHREGAPELYPEQLRDEIDEVAQRIYTEVNNGVYRCGFAGSQDAYEKAYDRLFTALDWLTERLSAQRYLVGDTITEADVRLFTTLARFDPVYHGHFKCNRSKLSEMPVLWAYARDLFQTPGFGDTTDFVQIKQHYYIVHTDINPTRVVPKGPELGGWLTPHGREALGGRPFGDGTPPGPTRESERVPAGHTAGQ; from the coding sequence ATGAGCTATGTGAACCCCGAGGGTGAGTTCAGCCGCGACACCAAGTACATCGACACCCGCATCACCGCCGACGGTGCCGACGGCTATTCCGTCGAGCCCGGCCGCTACCGGTTGGTGGTGGCGCGGGCGTGCCCGTGGGCCAACCGCGCGATCATCGTGCGCCGGTTGCTGGGCCTGGAGGACGTGCTGTCCATCGGTTTCTGCGCACCCACCCACGACGAGCGCAGCTGGACCTTCGATCTCGACCCCGGCGGGGTCGACCCGGTGCTGGGCATCCACTATCTGCGCGATGCCTACAACAAGCGCGTCCCGGACTACCCCAAGGGCGTGACGGTGCCCGCCATCGTCGACGTGACCACCGGAGCGGTGGTCACCAATGACTTTCCCCAGATCACCTTGGACTTCTCCACCGAGTGGACGCAGTATCACCGCGAGGGTGCGCCCGAGCTGTATCCCGAGCAGCTGCGCGATGAGATCGACGAGGTGGCCCAGCGCATCTACACCGAGGTCAACAACGGGGTCTACCGCTGCGGGTTCGCCGGATCCCAGGACGCCTACGAGAAGGCCTATGACCGCCTGTTCACCGCGCTGGACTGGTTGACCGAAAGGCTCTCCGCGCAAAGGTATCTCGTCGGCGACACCATCACCGAGGCCGATGTCCGGCTATTCACCACCTTGGCCCGCTTCGACCCCGTCTACCACGGCCACTTCAAGTGCAACCGGTCCAAGCTCTCGGAGATGCCGGTGCTGTGGGCGTATGCGCGTGATCTGTTCCAGACGCCGGGCTTCGGTGACACGACCGATTTCGTGCAGATCAAACAGCACTACTACATCGTGCACACCGACATCAACCCCACCCGGGTCGTGCCCAAGGGGCCCGAGCTGGGCGGCTGGCTGACACCGCATGGCCGGGAAGCCTTGGGGGGCAGGCCGTTCGGTGACGGCACCCCGCCCGGTCCGACACGGGAGAGCGAGCGGGTCCCGGCCGGGCACACGGCCGGTCAGTGA
- a CDS encoding YccF domain-containing protein → MRLILNVIWLIFGGLWLALGYFLAGIICFILIVTIPFGFAAFRIGVYALWPFGYKVVDKPGVRPGAAIGNIIWLIVAGIWLAIGHVLSAIAFAITIIGIPLAIATLKLIPVSLMPLGKEIVPTDEPFAGVAR, encoded by the coding sequence ATGCGCCTGATCCTGAACGTCATCTGGTTGATCTTCGGCGGGCTCTGGCTGGCACTGGGCTACTTCCTCGCCGGGATCATCTGCTTCATCCTGATCGTCACCATCCCGTTCGGCTTCGCCGCCTTCCGCATCGGCGTCTACGCCCTGTGGCCGTTTGGTTATAAGGTCGTCGACAAGCCCGGGGTGCGGCCCGGCGCGGCCATCGGCAACATCATCTGGCTGATCGTCGCCGGCATCTGGCTGGCGATCGGTCACGTGCTCTCCGCGATCGCGTTCGCCATCACCATCATCGGGATCCCGCTGGCCATCGCGACGCTCAAGCTGATCCCGGTCTCGCTGATGCCGCTGGGTAAGGAGATCGTGCCGACCGACGAACCGTTCGCCGGAGTCGCGCGGTGA
- the moaA gene encoding GTP 3',8-cyclase MoaA, whose translation MTVTNLGLPMPTRRNTPGMPTSGPLVDTFGRIATDLRVSLTDRCNLRCTYCMPAEGLDWLPDDQLLRADELARLLRIAVTRLGITSIRFTGGEPLVSRNLEATIAAAAALRPRPEIAVTTNGLGLQRRARGLKEAGLNRVNVSLDTVNAEHFAQITRRDRLADVLAGLAAAAQAGLGPVKVNAVLDPRTGLDDVVPLLRFCLQHGYQLRIIEQMPLDAGHEWSRAKTIDGQTVLDTLRRHFDLRPDPAPRGSAPAQLWRVDGGTGTVGVIASVSESFCAACDRTRLTADGQIRNCLFATTETDLRRLLRDGADDDALETAWRSAMWAKAAGHGINDPGFIQPARPMSAIGG comes from the coding sequence GTGACCGTGACCAATCTCGGGCTGCCCATGCCGACCCGGCGGAACACCCCCGGCATGCCGACCAGCGGACCGCTGGTGGACACCTTCGGCCGTATCGCCACGGATCTGCGCGTCTCGCTGACCGACCGCTGCAATCTGCGCTGCACCTACTGCATGCCCGCCGAGGGGCTGGACTGGTTACCCGACGACCAGCTACTGCGCGCCGACGAACTGGCCCGGCTGTTGCGTATCGCCGTCACGCGGCTCGGCATCACCAGCATCCGGTTCACCGGAGGGGAGCCGCTGGTGTCACGCAACCTCGAGGCCACCATCGCCGCCGCCGCGGCGTTGCGTCCCCGCCCCGAGATCGCCGTCACCACCAACGGCCTCGGTCTCCAGCGGCGCGCCAGGGGACTCAAGGAAGCCGGCCTGAACCGGGTGAACGTCTCGCTGGACACGGTCAACGCCGAGCATTTCGCCCAGATCACCCGGCGCGACCGGCTCGCTGATGTGTTGGCGGGCCTGGCGGCGGCCGCCCAGGCCGGGCTGGGACCGGTCAAGGTCAACGCCGTCCTGGATCCGCGGACCGGCCTCGATGATGTGGTGCCGTTGCTGCGCTTCTGCCTGCAACACGGCTATCAGCTCAGGATCATCGAACAGATGCCGTTGGACGCCGGCCACGAGTGGTCGCGTGCGAAGACCATCGACGGTCAGACGGTCCTGGACACCCTGCGCCGGCATTTTGATCTCCGGCCCGACCCGGCCCCGCGTGGCTCGGCACCGGCCCAGCTGTGGCGGGTGGACGGCGGAACCGGCACCGTCGGCGTCATCGCCTCGGTATCGGAGTCGTTCTGTGCAGCGTGTGACCGAACCCGGCTGACCGCCGACGGACAGATCCGCAACTGCCTGTTCGCGACGACGGAGACGGACCTGCGCCGGCTGCTGCGCGATGGCGCCGACGACGACGCGCTCGAGACGGCCTGGCGTTCGGCAATGTGGGCGAAGGCGGCCGGACACGGCATCAACGACCCCGGATTCATCCAGCCGGCGCGGCCGATGAGCGCCATCGGCGGGTAG
- a CDS encoding MoaD/ThiS family protein — MDDIQIVVRYFAAARAAAGTETETLRLPTGTTVLDVVGELAERGPELAKVLARCSYLVDGLAVRDKSVPLSTSETLDVLPPFAGG, encoded by the coding sequence ATGGACGACATACAGATCGTGGTTCGGTATTTCGCGGCCGCTCGGGCCGCGGCGGGAACCGAGACCGAGACGCTGCGACTCCCGACCGGCACCACGGTGCTCGACGTCGTCGGCGAACTTGCCGAGCGCGGCCCCGAGCTGGCCAAGGTGCTTGCACGTTGCTCGTATCTGGTCGACGGTCTGGCGGTGCGCGATAAAAGCGTTCCGCTCTCAACGTCCGAGACGCTCGACGTGTTACCCCCTTTCGCCGGCGGATAG